In Drosophila simulans strain w501 chromosome X, Prin_Dsim_3.1, whole genome shotgun sequence, one DNA window encodes the following:
- the LOC6725329 gene encoding U-scoloptoxin(05)-Er1a: protein MWPPKHAHIGWLSSLALVVLLMSLQMVTVSGIECYVCDTSDTEHPFQCGEWFERYDIPDIQPQNCSSVHGAQFCVKHVGRFEGGIGAKRFCSSKDMGNYCDYVRNKGDRMDYRSCIYTCDTDGCNAAGRLELEWGVAAALLTLTWLLRH, encoded by the coding sequence ATGTGGCCGCCCAAGCACGCCCACATTGGCTGGCTTTCAAGCCTTGCTCTCGTCGTTCTCCTGATGAGCCTGCAAATGGTAACGGTGTCGGGGATCGAGTGCTACGTGTGCGACACGAGCGATACGGAGCATCCGTTCCAGTGCGGCGAGTGGTTCGAGCGATACGACATACCGGACATCCAGCCCCAAAATTGTTCCAGTGTCCACGGCGCCCAGTTCTGTGTGAAGCACGTTGGTCGTTTTGAGGGTGGAATCGGGGCGAAGAGGTTCTGCAGTTCGAAGGACATGGGCAACTATTGTGACTATGTGCGAAACAAGGGCGATCGCATGGACTATCGCAGCTGCATCTATACTTGTGATACGGACGGTTGCAATGCCGCTGGAAGGCTGGAACTGGaatggggcgtggcagcggcgCTCCTCACTCTCACATGGCTCTTACGGCACTGA
- the LOC6725330 gene encoding innexin inx7 — MLNTFSSVRQYLKFDLTRVVIDNIVFKLHYRWTFVILLVATLLITSRQYIGEHIQCLSDGVVSPVINTFCFFTPTFTVVRDQNQTSYKPGSEPPGIGAFDPEKDKIKRHAYYQWVPFVLFFQALCFYIPHFLWKSWEGGRIKALVFGLRMVGLTRYLKNDSLRIGKLNIPSMAEAEERVKDIRRTMIDRMRLNQSWGAHLVFAEVLNLVNLLVQITWTNRFLGGQFLTLGPHALKNRWSDELSVLDLVFPKITKCKFHKFGDSGSIQVHDALCVMALNIMNEKIYTILWFWYAFLLVVTVLGLLWRIFTLCFYRNVTFTRWSLYWAKPGQLDEKELSAVIDKCNFSNWMFLFFLRSNLSEFLFKKVIYHLASEFPNPDHDNDINAYREAPPTPAKNRYPDISGLDTIDSPLLHLQHNGPPAQGPSTSDMAKLPV, encoded by the exons ATGCTGAACACCTTCAGTTCGGTGAGGCAGTACCTCAAGTTCGATCTCACGCGCGTGGTCATCGACAACATAGTGTTCAAGCTGCACTATAGATGGACCTTCGTAATACTCCTAGTGGCCACACTCCTGATTACTTCGCGCCAGTACATCGGGGAGCACATCCAATGCCTGTCCGACGGCGTTGTGTCTCCGGTCATCAACACCTTCTGCTTCTTCACGCCCACCTTCACAGTG GTACGTGACCAGAACCAAACATCCTACAAGCCGGGAAGTGAGCCACCTGGAATAGGGGCGTTCGATCCCGAAAAGGACAAGATCAAGCGGCATGCATACTACCAGTGGGTGCCCTTCGTCCTGTTCTTCCAGGCGCTCTGCTTCTACATTCCCCACTTCCTGTGGAAGAGTTGGGAGGGCGGCCGGATCAAGGCCCTGGTCTTTGGCCTTCGAATGGTGGGTTTAACGAGGTACCTGAAGAACGACAGTCTGCGCATCGGCAAGCTGAACATTCCCTCGatggcggaggcggaggagcggGTCAAGGACATTCGTCGCACGATGATCGACCGGATGCGGCTGAATCAATCGTGGGGTGCCCACTTGGTCTTCGCGGAGGTGCTCAATCTGGTGAATCTTCTGGTGCAGATCACATGGACCAACCGATTTTTGGGGGGCCAATTCCTCACCCTGGGACCACATGCCCTGAAAAATCGGTGGTCCGACGAGCTGAGCGTTTTGGATCTCGTATTCCCGAAGATTACCAAGTGCAAGTTCCACAAATTTGGTGACTCTGGCTCCATTCAGGTGCACGATGCCCTCTGCGTGATGGCGCTGAACATCATGAACGAGAAGATCTACACCATTCTGTGGTTCTGGTACGCCTTCCTTTTGGTTGTTACTGTTCTGGGACTGCTTTGGAGAATTTTCACCCTGTGCTTCTACAGAAA TGTCACCTTTACCCGCTGGTCTCTCTACTGGGCCAAGCCTGGCCAACTGGACGAAAAAGAATTATCGGCGGTAATTGATAAGTGCAATTTCTCCAACTGGATGTTCCTGTTCTTCCTGCGCTCCAACCTTTCGGAGTTCCTGTTCAAGAAGGTCATCTATCATTTGGCCAGTGAGTTCCCCAATCCCGACCACGATAACGATATCAATGCCTATCGAGAGGCACCGCCCACGCCCGCTAAGAACCGTTATCCGGACATTAGTGGCCTGGATACGATTGACTCGCCGCTCTTGCACCTTCAACACAATGGCCCGCCCGCCCAAGGGCCATCGACTTCGGATATGGCAAAGCTACCtgtataa
- the LOC27206387 gene encoding innexin inx2 has protein sequence MFDVFGSVKGLLKIDQVCIDNNVFRMHYKATVIILIAFSLLVTSRQYIGDPIDCIVDEIPLGVMDTYCWIYSTFTVPERLTGITGRDVVQPGVGSHVEGEDEVKYHKYYQWVCFVLFFQAILFYVPRYLWKSWEGGRLKMLVMDLNSPIVNDECKNDRKKILVDYFIGNLNRHNFYAFRFFVCEALNFVNVIGQIYFVDFFLDGEFSTYGSDVLKFTELEPDERIDPMARVFPKVTKCTFHKYGPSGSVQTHDGLCVLPLNIVNEKIYVFLWFWFIILSIMSGISLIYRIAVVSGPKLRHLLLRARSRLAESEEVELVANKCNIGDWFLLYQLGKNIDPLIYKEVISDLSREMGGDEQSAHKRPFDA, from the coding sequence ATGTTTGATGTCTTTGGGTCCGTCAAGGGCCTGCTGAAGATCGACCAGGTGTGCATCGACAACAATGTCTTTCGCATGCACTACAAGGCCACGGTGATCATACTGATCGCCTTCTCCCTGCTGGTGACCTCGCGCCAATACATCGGTGACCCGATCGATTGTATCGTGGACGAGATCCCACTGGGCGTGATGGACACCTACTGCTGGATCTACTCGACGTTCACCGTGCCGGAAAGGCTGACGGGCATCACCGGACGCGATGTGGTGCAGCCCGGCGTGGGCTCCCATGTGGAGGGCGAGGATGAAGTGAAGTACCACAAGTACTACCAGTGGGTGTGCTTCGTCCTCTTCTTCCAGGCCATTCTGTTCTACGTGCCGCGCTATCTGTGGAAGTCCTGGGAGGGCGGACGCCTCAAGATGCTGGTCATGGACCTCAACAGCCCCATTGTGAACGATGAGTGCAAGAACGATCGCAAGAAGATCCTGGTCGACTACTTCATCGGCAACCTGAACCGCCACAACTTCTACGCTTTCCGATTCTTCGTGTGCGAAGCCCTGAACTTTGTGAATGTAATTGGACAAATCTACTTTGTGGACTTCTTCCTCGACGGCGAGTTCAGCACCTACGGCAGTGATGTCTTGAAGTTCACGGAGCTGGAGCCGGATGAGCGCATTGATCCCATGGCGCGGGTCTTTCCGAAGGTCACCAAATGCACGTTCCACAAATACGGTCCATCCGGCAGTGTGCAGACCCACGACGGTCTGTGCGTGCTTCCCCTGAACATTGTCAACGAAAAGATCTACGTGTTCCTGTGGTTCTGGTTCATCATCCTGAGCATCATGTCGGGAATATCGCTTATCTACAGAATCGCCGTGGTGTCGGGTCCCAAGCTGCGCCATCTCCTGCTCCGAGCCCGTTCCCGTCTGGCCGAAAGCGAGGAGGTCGAACTGGTGGCCAACAAATGCAACATCGGCGATTGGTTCCTGCTCTACCAGCTGGGCAAGAACATCGATCCGCTCATCTACAAGGAGGTGATCTCGGACTTGTCGCGCGAAATGGGCGGCGATGAGCAGAGCGCCCACAAGCGGCCCTTCGACGCCTAa